TCTTTTTTTATTAAGCTCACATAAAAGAGAATTTTCGTAATTTAATAACTAAAGGAGCAATTTATGACTTACAATAGAAGATTATTCACTTCAGAATCAGTAACAGAAGGACACCCAGACAAAATTGCGGACCAAGTTTCTGATGCAATTTTAGACGAAATATTAAAAGACGATCCTAACGCAAGAGTTGCTTGTGAGACGACGGTAACAACAGGAATGGCACTTATTTCAGGTGAAATTTCAACAACAACTTATGTTGATATCCCTAAAGTAGTCCGTGAAACGATTAAAAACATAGGCTATACTCGAGCTAAATATGGTTATGATAGTCAAACAATGGCAGTATTAACGGCAATTGATGAACAATCTGCAGATATTGCACAAGGTGTAGACACGGCTTTAGAGTATAGAAATGATATTTCTGAAGAGGAAATTGAAGCTACAGGTGCTGGTGACCAAGGATTAATGTTTGGTTATGCAACAAAAGAAACAGATACTTATATGCCTTTACCTATTTTCTTATCTCACCAATTAGCTAAACGATTGTCTGATGCACGTAAAGACGGTATTATTAAATATTTACGCCCTGATGGTAAAGTCCAAGTAACAGTTGAATATGATGAAAACGATCAGCCTAATCGTATTGACACAATCGTAGTGTCAACTCAACATGCCGATAATATAGAATTATCACAAATTCAAAATGATATTAAAGAACATGTTATTTATCCAACAGTTCCTAAAGCATTACTAGATGAAAATACGAAATTCTACATTAACCCAACAGGTCGCTTTGTTATAGGTGGACCGCAAGGGGATGCTGGTTTAACTGGAAGAAAGATTATCGTTGATACTTATGGAGGATATGCCCGTCATGGTGGTGGCTGCTTTAGTGGTAAAGATCCAACTAAAGTTGATAGATCGGCTGCCTATGCAGCAAGATATGTTGCAAAAAATATCGTAGCTGCTGATTTAGCGGATAAATGTGAAGTTCAATTAGCTTATGCCATTGGTGTTGCTGAGCCAGTATCAATATCTATTGATACTTTTGGCACAGGACAAGTAAGTGAGACTGAGTTAGTTGAAGCAGTAAGAACGCATTTTGATTTAAGACCAGCGGGTATCATCAAAATGCTAGACTTAAAACAACCGATATATAAACAAACTGCTGCTTACGGACATTTTGGACGTACGGATGTATTATTACCCTGGGAAAAATTAGATAAAGTTAACGTCTTAAAAGATGCAGTCAATGTATAATAAATACATTGCAGTTTTATTTGTATTTTTATCGAATGATTAAACAATTTTTAATATAATGAAGAATAATGATATATAAAGGAGCGAAATTGTTATGAATTCATTTGGGCCAATTCAAATCGGTTTGATTGTAGCTATCGTAATAGCAATTATTTGTTTTATTCTGTTTTTAATTGCTTTAAGAAGTAAGAAAAAAGCGCAACAAAAAATAGAAGAACAATACCAATCACAACAACAAAAATTGAATGATGAACACGCAGAGGAATTAGAAAAAGAAAGAATAGAGAATAAAAAGACTGTCACTAAACAACAAGAAGAATATGAGGCTACAGTTAATTCTAAAGACAGAGAAATAGATGCATTAAAATTATTCTCTAAAAATCACAGTGAATATGTCACAGATATGAGACTTATTGGCATTCGTGAACGCTTAGTAAATGAAAAACGTATTCGCCCTGAGGATATGCATATTATGGCTAACATCTTTTTACCAAGAAATGAATTCAACGATGCACAACGTATTAGTCATTTAGTATTGACTCGTACAGGTCTATACCTTATCGATTCACAATTATTAAAAGGTCATGTTTTCAGTGGGATAAGTAGTCAGCAATTTGAAGAGCAACCAATGATGTCTCAAGTATTTGATACGCTTAATTTAGACAAAAATGAACCGCAAACGTTAGTATTAGACCAAAATGATGATAAAAATTCATTATCATTTGTAAATTATTCTAACCACCTAGAAGCAGTTGAAAAATTAGCCGGTGATTTGCAACGACAACTTGACTTGAAATACACACCAACAACTATTTTATACTTTAATCCAAAAAATGAAGGTGCAGTTACCATTTCTAATTATGCACAATCGTCAAGTAGTAAAGTATTAGTAGGGCCAGAACAACTAGATGAGTTCTTCAATAAATTTGTGTTTCACGGTAGAATTCAATATAATGTGGAAGATTTACAGAACATTATGGATAAAATTGAATCATTTAATTAATATTTTAACTGGGCGTCTTGTACGCTCAGTTATTTTTTAAGCATTTTAATATGATATTAAGGCATAATTTATTATGATATTAGTAACTTAACTTGGAAGGAGTTATTATAATGCAAACAACAAAATTTTATAACGGTAATGAAATGCCAGTACTTGGTTTAGGTACGTTTAGAGTTGAAAATAGCGATGAATGTAAAGAGGCTGTTAAACATGCCATCAAAAGTGGTTACAAAAGTATTGATACAGCCATGATTTATGAAAATGAAGATAAAGTAGGAGAAGGTATTGCTGAAGGTTTAGCTGCTACGGGGTTAGATAGAAGTGATTTATTTATTACTTCTAAACTGTGGTTAACCGATTATGGGCGTAACAATGTTCAAGAAGCATATGAAACGAGTCTTAAAAAATTAGGATTAGATTACTTAGATTTATATTTAATGCATTGGCCAGGAACTGATGAAGCCTTAATGATTGATACATGGAAAGGCATGGAAGATTTATATAAAGAGGACAAAGTGAAAAACATTGGCGTTAGTAACTTCACATCTCAGCATTTAGAAGCACTATTAGCACAAGTGTCTATCAAACCAGTAATTAATCAGGTAGAATTTCATCCATACTTGACTCAAGATGAGTTACGTAGATATTTAGAAGTTCAAGGTATAGTGGCAGAATCTTGGTCACCCTTAATGAATGCTCAAATTTTAGATGATGAAGTGGTAAAAGAAGTGGCTAAAGAAGTAGGTAAAACACCAGCTCAAGTTATTATTCGTTGGAATGTCCAAAATGATGTAGTCGTGATTCCTAAATCAGTGACTCCTTCTAGAATAGAAGAAAACTTAGATGTATTCGATTTTCAACTTAATGATGATCACATTAATAAATTAAATAAATTAAACGAAGATAAACGTATCGGTCCTAACCCTAGCGAATTTTCTGGGCACTAAAATTAATAGTTGTAAATAAAAAAGCTAGTAACTATAGCGTATAAATCATACGTTATTAGTTTACTAGCTTTTTAAAATAAGTTGTAACCTATTAAGCAGCATATAAAACAACCACCATATTGTAATATTGAATAACTAATAAATAATGGTAAATTAATTTCCGATTCAATCATTTTAACAAGCTCAGATATTAATGTAGAAAAAGTGGTTAATCCTCCTAAAATACCTGTAACTAAAAAAGTGTTGAACCAAGCATTATACATAGAATGACTTAAAATAATGCCAATAAACAAACTGCCAAGTATATTAACAAGAAAAGTCGCTATTGGAAAAGGGCCTTGAAACTTGTTGACACATATTTCAGTTATCCCACCACGAATTACAGCACCAATACCACCACCTATGCATACACACAATAATGTTATCAACATTATAATTTACCTCCAATTTTAACACCAACATAACATAAACAAATACCAAGAATATAACTGCTAATGCCATATATAAATAGTAAAGCGATTGCTTGATGGTTGTACATTGTTATTAATTCAAATTGAAAAGTAGAAAAAGTGGTCAACGCACCAACAAACCCAGTCGTAATTCCTTTTTTTAATTGTGGGTTATTACGGAAATAAGCCATTGCAAGAGTACCAAGAAAGCCCATTAGCAAAGCACCAATAAGGTTAGCGATAAAAGTTCCAATGGGTAACGTAGTGGTGCTATTATTGCAAAGAGATAATAAATATCTTAATAGAGCACCTACCGCACCCCCGAAAAAGATATAAACATATTGCATTTCATAAATACCTCCATTTAAAAATAAACACTACAAAAGCATTTATACTTTTGTAGTGTTTACTAGAAAATAATGCCAAATGTAGTTAATGCAGCTATAATATGTATGATTATAACGATTAATAAAATATAAGGCAGTGATTTACTAAGCTTTTTAACCCAATCCGTTCTTTCTTTGGAATGTTTGATTGCCTTATCTGCTAAAATAATTGCAATGATTAGTATAACAGCATTGATAATACTACAAACAAAAATTAATTTAATCATTGAATTAAATAGATGACCTAATAAAGGGTCACGTGTATTGAAATAGAAACTAATAATAATTAACACAGCAGATAAATAAAAATATAGTTTTGAACGTGCCATATTTACCTCCTACTATATATCATTAGCTAATAATAACACATATTGCTTAAAATTGAATAGTAATTATCATATACTAAATAAGAGGATAGTAGTTTTGTTAAAGATATCTAAGGTATATATACTTAATAATAAACGAAGAATTTGTAATATAATTTTGATATTAGATAAGCAAAAAATTAGAATTTTAGGCTTATTAATGGTATAAATAACTTAAATGGTTAGTAAACCGTTATAGATAATTTGTTTTCAAATTATCATTTTAGTCAGGAGGAATAAGTAATGGCAAAATTAAATGTTGAAGTATTTGCAGATGGTGCAGATATCGAACAAATGAAAGCAGCGTACAAAAACAAAGAGGTTGATGGTTTTACTACAAACCCAAGTTTAATGGCTAAGGCTGGCGTAACAGACTATAAAGCTTTTGCTGAAGAGGCTGTACGAGAAATTCCTGATGCTTCTATTTCTTTTGAAGTTTTTGCAGACGATTTAGAAACTATGGAAAAAGAAGCAGAAATCTTAAAACAATATGGTGATAATGTATTTGTTAAGATTCCGGTTGTTAACACTAAAGGTGAATCCACTATTTCTTTAATTAAAAAATTATCAGCAGATAATGTACGTTTAAATATTACTGCCGTTTATACTTTAGACCAAGTAAAAGAAATTACTGAAGCGTTAACTGAAGGTGTGCCAACATACATTTCAGTTTTTGCTGGACGTATCGCTGATACTGGTGTAGATCCAATTCCAATGGTTAAAGAAGCTGTTGAAATTGCACATAGTAAAAAAGGCGTTAAGTTACTATGGGCTAGCTGTAGAGAAGTAATCAATGTCATCCAAGCAGACGAAGTTGGTGCTGACATTATTACATGCCCTGGTGACGTTGTTAAAAAAGTGAACAATAATTTAGGTCGTGACATTAATGAACTTTCTGTTGATACAGTAGAAGGTTTTGCGAAAGATATAAAAGCTTCTGGATTATCAATCTTATAAACTAATTATTCTCTGAATAATTAAACAGGGTTATTAGAATAATAACTTTGATGATTAGATGATAAATTGTAATAATCAGTTGCTGATAATTATCAAAAAAGGACTTAGCGCTAGCTTCAAGAAGTTAGCGCTTTTTTATTACATAAAAAAATTATAGCATTTATTTATAGATGTTAAGATTAAACAATTAGTACATAATGGTAAATAAAAATATTTTTTATTTAATGACTTTTAGTGGAGGGGATGAGAGTGAATTACTTATATCAAATATACATGAACAAGGATGAATTGGATAATTTAAACACGCCTCATTGCGTTAATGTTTTTTTAGTTATAGAGGGACAGATACAATTAAATAAATATTATGAGGAAAATAGTTATGGTAAAGGTGACGTTTTCGTTATTTTCGATTACGAAGACAACTACATAATCAAAAGAAATGGCATCTTAGCATGTATCTCTATTAACAATCAAAGCTATAATAGATTTTCTTTAGCTAATCGTAAAAATCTATTTAAAAATGAAAATGCTGACACGTTGGTTATTAAAACGTATATTGAGACACTTAAAGCTGTAATGGAAAAAGATTATTTTAATAGTGATATTGGTGTGATTAAATTAATAAACTGTGCGGCGTCAATATTAACTACTGAACAAAAAGAAATAAAAAACAATTCACAATCTAGTGAATTGATTAAAAACATTGTGCAATTTATTAACGAAAATTACAAACGACCATTAAGTTTATCGTCATTAGCTCAATTGTTCTATGTTAATCGAAGTTACTTATCTCGTGAGTTCTCGCGTAAAATGAATATGACGCTGATGAAATACATTAAAAAAGTGAAGATTTATAATGTATCTAGAGAATTGTTAGAAAATCGCTCTCCTGACACGACATGGCGTGAATATGGATATGCTTCATATAAGACTTTTCTCAATGATTTTAAAAACATAATGGGGACAACGCCTTCAGAATTTTTAGTTAACCAAAAGTATCGTCAATATACAGTTAACCACAACGATAGCAAAATCTATGATATTATCGATGCTTATTATCAAGAAATAATAAGTTGATTTTATAATTATAAAATAATAAAAATTATTAATGTACACAAAATTTGATTAAATATAGATTGAAGCATAAATTGTTTTAATATATGATTTAGAAGAGAGAAAGTTTCGCTAAATAGAGAGGTAACAAAATGAGCGTAAATATTTTTAAGCAGAAAGTTAGAAAACAATTGTGGTTTTTAACTAAAAAAGAAAAGAAAGAACTTAACGAAGTGCTGGAAAGGGTAACTACCGGAGATAGTCAAGTTGATACTCGCAAACCAATAAGGTTTTCAAATCAATTTTTAAAAGAATACATTTTTAAAGAAAAGGTCGTGTCATTTAATAATTTACTCCCATTACTATTAGGTATATTATTCACATATATATTGCTGATTGGTGTTTTTATTTTTGGCTTCTTGGCAAGTTTATCTTCAGTACAATATTTTATAAAACCAGAAGTTCAATTAACCACAACGATAGTCATACTAACGTTTATCGGGTCTATTTTACTAATTATTATTAGTTTATATTGTTTTCACAAGGTTACGGCATATTTCACTAAAAAATTATTAGAATATAGACATAACAGAAATTTATAATTAGTTATCTATGTTATGAGCTAGTAAGGATTTTAAAGTACAACTTTCTTGCCATTTTCTAAAAACTGTATAAAATTGTTCATCGACGACTAAATAGTGACCGTTTTCAAATTGAATCGTAAGCAAATTGCGTTTGCTTTTGATTCCGATGATAAAGTGCGCATTAATATAATATTGTATTGGTGCGCGCTTTTGTTTGATAGGGAAAAGTACTAGTTGATTGTGAATATATATAGGCACCAATTTATTTATGTTAAGTAATCGTTTAGCAATTTTGGTTTGAGTAGTAAAAGACTTATTGTGTAGCTCTAGATAGTAAGATAAAACATTTTTTATAACTGTAGGATAAATATAGTCGTGCGTTTTATAACGACACAGCGTACTCATACTATTACTTTCATTAGTCTTAATAAATAATAAATCTTGATGCTCTGACATTTTTATTACTCCTTTCGATCATTAAAATAAGAAAAAAATTTATTTTTTGTTGATTTTTTATATGATTTAATAGAAGAAAGAGAACGGTGCATTTTTTGGGCAATTTCATATTGTTTATAACCCTGAGAAGCTAGTTGAACCCACTTACGCTCATTTAACGATAATGTAGTTAAAAAATGATTAAGCAATAACTGATTTTCTACCATAGTGATAGTATCAATTGATGGTATATCTTTGCATGTTGTGATATCAGTGGTAAGTAATTGTCGTGAGGAAATACGAAATAAGTCGAGTAAATAGTATCTTAGACGGCTATATAAATATGATTGAAGAGAAGTTGATAAAGAAGCATCGTATTGTAAGATAAGTTGCCACATACGAATTAACAGTAATTGAAAAAATTCGTCATATTCATAAGTAACGTTGTATCGACGGAGTAAATGATGAATAATATACCGATGCTGTGCAAGTGCATCCTTTTTTAACATTTTGACCCTCATTTAGTGTAATTACAACTTTTATTTCCGGATATATTTATTTTAGTTC
The genomic region above belongs to Staphylococcus durrellii and contains:
- the metK gene encoding methionine adenosyltransferase, whose protein sequence is MTYNRRLFTSESVTEGHPDKIADQVSDAILDEILKDDPNARVACETTVTTGMALISGEISTTTYVDIPKVVRETIKNIGYTRAKYGYDSQTMAVLTAIDEQSADIAQGVDTALEYRNDISEEEIEATGAGDQGLMFGYATKETDTYMPLPIFLSHQLAKRLSDARKDGIIKYLRPDGKVQVTVEYDENDQPNRIDTIVVSTQHADNIELSQIQNDIKEHVIYPTVPKALLDENTKFYINPTGRFVIGGPQGDAGLTGRKIIVDTYGGYARHGGGCFSGKDPTKVDRSAAYAARYVAKNIVAADLADKCEVQLAYAIGVAEPVSISIDTFGTGQVSETELVEAVRTHFDLRPAGIIKMLDLKQPIYKQTAAYGHFGRTDVLLPWEKLDKVNVLKDAVNV
- a CDS encoding NERD domain-containing protein codes for the protein MNSFGPIQIGLIVAIVIAIICFILFLIALRSKKKAQQKIEEQYQSQQQKLNDEHAEELEKERIENKKTVTKQQEEYEATVNSKDREIDALKLFSKNHSEYVTDMRLIGIRERLVNEKRIRPEDMHIMANIFLPRNEFNDAQRISHLVLTRTGLYLIDSQLLKGHVFSGISSQQFEEQPMMSQVFDTLNLDKNEPQTLVLDQNDDKNSLSFVNYSNHLEAVEKLAGDLQRQLDLKYTPTTILYFNPKNEGAVTISNYAQSSSSKVLVGPEQLDEFFNKFVFHGRIQYNVEDLQNIMDKIESFN
- a CDS encoding aldo/keto reductase, whose protein sequence is MQTTKFYNGNEMPVLGLGTFRVENSDECKEAVKHAIKSGYKSIDTAMIYENEDKVGEGIAEGLAATGLDRSDLFITSKLWLTDYGRNNVQEAYETSLKKLGLDYLDLYLMHWPGTDEALMIDTWKGMEDLYKEDKVKNIGVSNFTSQHLEALLAQVSIKPVINQVEFHPYLTQDELRRYLEVQGIVAESWSPLMNAQILDDEVVKEVAKEVGKTPAQVIIRWNVQNDVVVIPKSVTPSRIEENLDVFDFQLNDDHINKLNKLNEDKRIGPNPSEFSGH
- a CDS encoding fluoride efflux transporter FluC, whose translation is MLITLLCVCIGGGIGAVIRGGITEICVNKFQGPFPIATFLVNILGSLFIGIILSHSMYNAWFNTFLVTGILGGLTTFSTLISELVKMIESEINLPLFISYSILQYGGCFICCLIGYNLF
- the crcB gene encoding fluoride efflux transporter CrcB; the encoded protein is MQYVYIFFGGAVGALLRYLLSLCNNSTTTLPIGTFIANLIGALLMGFLGTLAMAYFRNNPQLKKGITTGFVGALTTFSTFQFELITMYNHQAIALLFIYGISSYILGICLCYVGVKIGGKL
- a CDS encoding transaldolase; its protein translation is MAKLNVEVFADGADIEQMKAAYKNKEVDGFTTNPSLMAKAGVTDYKAFAEEAVREIPDASISFEVFADDLETMEKEAEILKQYGDNVFVKIPVVNTKGESTISLIKKLSADNVRLNITAVYTLDQVKEITEALTEGVPTYISVFAGRIADTGVDPIPMVKEAVEIAHSKKGVKLLWASCREVINVIQADEVGADIITCPGDVVKKVNNNLGRDINELSVDTVEGFAKDIKASGLSIL
- a CDS encoding helix-turn-helix transcriptional regulator — its product is MNYLYQIYMNKDELDNLNTPHCVNVFLVIEGQIQLNKYYEENSYGKGDVFVIFDYEDNYIIKRNGILACISINNQSYNRFSLANRKNLFKNENADTLVIKTYIETLKAVMEKDYFNSDIGVIKLINCAASILTTEQKEIKNNSQSSELIKNIVQFINENYKRPLSLSSLAQLFYVNRSYLSREFSRKMNMTLMKYIKKVKIYNVSRELLENRSPDTTWREYGYASYKTFLNDFKNIMGTTPSEFLVNQKYRQYTVNHNDSKIYDIIDAYYQEIIS
- a CDS encoding competence protein ComK, with amino-acid sequence MSEHQDLLFIKTNESNSMSTLCRYKTHDYIYPTVIKNVLSYYLELHNKSFTTQTKIAKRLLNINKLVPIYIHNQLVLFPIKQKRAPIQYYINAHFIIGIKSKRNLLTIQFENGHYLVVDEQFYTVFRKWQESCTLKSLLAHNIDN
- a CDS encoding sigma-70 RNA polymerase sigma factor region 4 domain-containing protein — its product is MLKKDALAQHRYIIHHLLRRYNVTYEYDEFFQLLLIRMWQLILQYDASLSTSLQSYLYSRLRYYLLDLFRISSRQLLTTDITTCKDIPSIDTITMVENQLLLNHFLTTLSLNERKWVQLASQGYKQYEIAQKMHRSLSSIKSYKKSTKNKFFSYFNDRKE